One genomic region from Natrinema caseinilyticum encodes:
- a CDS encoding desampylase yields MIVLPTAVREAIVERAREGSPEEICGILGGEYDPDGRSRVRTQYPTDNVAETPRTRYEIDPEEQLAVFERLEDRGEDIVGFYHSHPRGPARPSETDAAAATWLDRSYLIVSLEPLEVGSWRWRTDTENDAVTDEGFQCEQLTTE; encoded by the coding sequence GTGATCGTCCTGCCGACCGCCGTCCGCGAGGCGATCGTCGAACGCGCCCGCGAGGGGAGTCCCGAAGAGATCTGCGGGATCCTCGGCGGGGAGTACGACCCCGACGGACGGAGCCGCGTGCGGACGCAGTACCCCACCGACAACGTCGCCGAAACCCCACGAACGCGCTACGAGATCGACCCCGAAGAACAGCTCGCGGTCTTCGAGCGCCTCGAGGACCGCGGCGAGGACATCGTCGGCTTCTACCACTCCCATCCCCGCGGCCCGGCGCGACCCAGCGAGACGGACGCCGCGGCGGCAACCTGGCTGGATCGCTCGTATCTGATCGTCTCGCTCGAGCCGCTCGAGGTGGGGTCGTGGCGCTGGCGGACGGACACCGAGAACGATGCGGTGACTGACGAGGGGTTCCAGTGTGAACAGCTAACCACGGAGTGA
- a CDS encoding transcriptional regulator produces MTENTLKITFRQAADHRDAARERLRRAEAGETGDDIAQDVRRILNFEEFDDIDRLMRTSNLELIESIVEDRPDSIRQLATVVDRDYREVHRNLKELESLGVVEFEKEGQSKKPILRGGVDNIKLSISFPFNNESSRPSAVS; encoded by the coding sequence ATGACTGAAAACACACTCAAAATAACGTTCCGACAGGCCGCCGATCATCGAGATGCTGCTCGAGAGCGACTGCGACGCGCCGAAGCCGGAGAAACTGGCGACGACATAGCGCAGGATGTTCGTCGCATCCTAAACTTCGAGGAGTTTGATGATATTGACCGACTCATGCGCACCTCGAACCTCGAATTGATCGAGTCGATCGTCGAGGATCGCCCTGACAGCATCCGTCAACTTGCAACAGTCGTCGATCGGGACTATCGGGAGGTACACCGAAATCTCAAAGAACTCGAGTCCCTCGGGGTCGTCGAGTTCGAGAAAGAGGGACAAAGCAAAAAGCCGATTCTTCGAGGCGGCGTCGATAACATCAAATTATCTATCAGTTTCCCGTTCAATAATGAATCCAGCAGACCATCGGCGGTCTCATAA
- a CDS encoding MFS transporter → MRQSPLSSLRGTGGRLADGLGGSSNGRYIVIAAVIASTFFIGFGGGVIYPILPNLGVVLGISPVLVGVILSANRFSRLVANAPAGVLVDSVGTRTPFVVGMGIQGFGTLCYVLAMVAPAPEAWFLAARLVWGIGSALVFATAYTIADDVSDGGSRGANMGLVRGGVLFGFPTGVVIGGIVSELSGTLVAFAIASAFAFIATLIAYVTVPETHVEGGTNTSNKPWDVNTSLAAITVGLVNFSVLFVYIGALFATLVLFLASNDLSVLGFDAQGSSGVFMGLTVVAAAVAMSLGGYVSDRRRSRVPTLLCFLGTTSLGFVLLAFANSVPTLTVACLCIGIGQGGTSGPLMALLGDLVPEDEMGRAVGTNNVLGDVGGGFGPIVTLPLIDTIGFWPIYLTCAALPLIAAAVLLGGVRRETGQYVPRVET, encoded by the coding sequence ATGCGACAATCACCCCTGAGCTCTCTGAGAGGAACCGGTGGCCGGCTAGCTGACGGACTCGGTGGGTCTTCGAACGGTCGGTACATCGTCATCGCCGCGGTCATCGCCAGCACGTTTTTCATCGGTTTCGGAGGGGGCGTGATCTATCCGATTCTCCCGAACCTCGGGGTCGTCCTCGGTATCTCCCCGGTCCTCGTGGGGGTGATTCTGAGCGCGAATCGGTTTTCGCGCCTGGTTGCGAACGCACCGGCCGGGGTTCTCGTGGACAGTGTCGGGACGAGAACGCCGTTCGTGGTCGGGATGGGTATTCAGGGATTCGGAACCCTCTGCTACGTCCTCGCCATGGTGGCGCCCGCTCCCGAAGCGTGGTTTCTGGCGGCGCGACTCGTCTGGGGGATCGGGAGCGCGCTCGTCTTCGCGACGGCCTATACGATCGCCGACGACGTCAGCGACGGCGGTTCACGCGGGGCGAACATGGGGCTCGTCAGGGGCGGCGTCCTCTTTGGCTTCCCCACGGGAGTCGTCATCGGCGGTATCGTGAGCGAACTCTCCGGGACGCTCGTCGCGTTCGCTATCGCCTCCGCCTTCGCGTTCATCGCTACCCTCATCGCGTACGTCACGGTTCCCGAAACGCACGTCGAAGGAGGGACGAACACGTCGAACAAACCGTGGGACGTCAATACGAGTCTCGCCGCGATAACGGTCGGACTGGTCAATTTCTCCGTCCTGTTCGTCTACATCGGCGCGCTGTTCGCCACGCTCGTCCTGTTTCTCGCCAGTAACGATCTCTCCGTCCTCGGGTTCGACGCGCAGGGGTCGTCGGGAGTCTTCATGGGGCTTACCGTCGTCGCCGCGGCGGTGGCGATGTCCCTCGGCGGTTACGTGAGCGACCGTCGGCGGTCGCGCGTTCCCACGCTGCTTTGCTTTCTGGGAACGACGTCACTCGGATTCGTTCTCCTGGCGTTCGCCAACTCGGTGCCGACCCTGACCGTCGCGTGTCTGTGCATCGGCATCGGACAGGGAGGAACGAGCGGGCCCCTGATGGCTCTCCTGGGCGATCTCGTACCCGAGGACGAGATGGGGCGTGCGGTCGGAACCAACAACGTGCTCGGTGACGTCGGCGGTGGATTCGGTCCGATCGTCACGCTTCCGCTGATCGACACGATCGGCTTCTGGCCCATTTACCTCACCTGTGCGGCGCTCCCGCTGATCGCCGCCGCGGTTCTCCTCGGCGGCGTCCGTCGGGAGACCGGCCAGTACGTCCCTCGTGTCGAGACCTGA
- a CDS encoding ABC transporter substrate-binding protein produces the protein MRIVTTLPSATEIVAALGCEPVGVSHECDYPPGAASAPAVTRSRIDADEAASSAAIDRQVRETAESEAGVYEIDVETLEALEPDVVVTQGMCDVCAVDEAVVEDAVGRIDADPEVVPTDPHSVGDVLDDLERIGRAVDRAARARTVRRDLESRIESIRSRTAEIPAEDRPRVAMFDWTDPVMIAGHWSAELVDWAGGEYGLADPGDRSRPREWTDVRAYDPEIVIVAPCGFGLEQIARNRADLLERDGWAELTAVREGRVWAMDGDHYLNRPGPRLVDTLEALAPIVQPSVFDANATLEDATDSIDEIAVPFDDLDALESDSENRDSLTELDSQP, from the coding sequence ATGCGAATCGTCACGACGCTTCCGTCGGCGACCGAAATAGTCGCCGCGCTCGGGTGCGAGCCCGTCGGGGTTTCCCACGAGTGCGACTATCCGCCCGGCGCCGCGTCCGCACCCGCCGTCACCCGGTCGCGGATCGACGCGGACGAGGCGGCGTCGAGCGCGGCGATCGATCGACAGGTCAGAGAGACCGCGGAATCCGAGGCCGGCGTCTACGAAATCGACGTCGAGACCCTCGAGGCCCTCGAACCGGACGTGGTCGTTACGCAGGGAATGTGCGACGTCTGTGCGGTCGACGAGGCCGTCGTCGAAGACGCCGTCGGCCGGATCGATGCGGACCCCGAGGTCGTTCCGACCGATCCCCACAGCGTCGGTGACGTGCTCGACGACCTGGAACGGATCGGTCGCGCGGTCGACCGCGCGGCACGCGCTCGCACCGTTCGACGGGACCTCGAGTCCCGCATAGAATCGATCCGGTCCCGAACGGCCGAGATCCCGGCCGAAGACCGCCCTCGCGTGGCGATGTTCGACTGGACCGATCCCGTGATGATCGCGGGCCACTGGTCGGCCGAACTCGTCGACTGGGCCGGCGGCGAGTACGGGTTGGCCGACCCGGGCGACCGGTCGCGACCGCGAGAGTGGACGGACGTCCGCGCGTACGACCCCGAGATCGTGATCGTCGCACCCTGCGGTTTCGGCCTCGAGCAGATAGCACGAAACAGGGCGGACCTCCTCGAGCGCGACGGCTGGGCCGAGCTCACTGCGGTCCGCGAGGGCCGCGTCTGGGCGATGGACGGCGACCACTACCTCAATCGACCCGGTCCCCGGCTGGTGGACACGCTCGAGGCGCTGGCCCCGATCGTTCAGCCGTCGGTGTTCGACGCCAACGCGACGCTCGAGGACGCCACCGATTCGATCGACGAAATCGCGGTCCCGTTCGACGACCTCGACGCGCTCGAGTCGGACTCCGAGAACCGCGATTCGCTGACCGAACTCGATTCGCAGCCGTGA